A genomic region of Oncorhynchus mykiss isolate Arlee chromosome 2, USDA_OmykA_1.1, whole genome shotgun sequence contains the following coding sequences:
- the LOC110496527 gene encoding selenide, water dikinase 1 — translation MSVRESFNPESYELDKSFRLTRFTELKGTGCKVPQDVLQKLLEALQENHYQEDEQFLGAVMPRLGIGMDTCVIPLRHGGLSLVQTTDYIYPIVDDPYMMGRIACANVLSDLYAMGVTECDNMLMLLGISNKLSEKERDKVMPLIIQGFKDASEEAGTSVTGGQTVLNPWVVLGGVATTVCQPNEFIMPDNAVPGDVLILTKPLGTQVAVAVHQWLDIPDKWNKIKLVVTQEDVELAYQEAMMNMARLNRTAAGLMHTFNAHAATDITGFGILGHAQTLARQQRSEVSFVIHNLPVLAKMAAVSKACGNMFGLMHGTCPETSGGLLICLPREQAARFCAEIKSPKYGEGHQAWIIGIVEKGNRTARIIDKPRIIEVAPQLSTQNVNPTPGATS, via the exons ATGTCTGTCAGAGAGTCGTTTAACCCAGAGAGCTATGAGCTAGACAAGAGCTTCAGACTCACACGCTTCACTGAGCTCAAAGGAACGGGCTGCAAG GTACCCCAGGATGTGCTACAGAAGCTTCTAGAAGCCCTGCAGGAGAACCACTATCAGGAGGATGAACAATTCCTTGGAGCTGTCATGCCCAGACTtg GCATTGGTATGGACACCTGTGTAATCCCCCTCAGGCACGGGGGCCTTTCTCTAGTCCAGACGACAGACTACATCTACCCCATAGTGGACGACCCCTATATGATG GGGCGAATTGCGTGTGCCAATGTTCTAAGTGACCTGTACGCAATGGGAGTGACGGAATGTGACAACATGTTGATGCTGCTGGGGATCAGTAACAAACTGTCAGAAAAG GAGCGGGACAAGGTGATGCCTCTGATCATCCAGGGGTTCAAAGATGCGTCGGAGGAAGCAGGCACGTCTGTTACGGGGGGACAGACGGTTCTTAACCCCTGGGTGGTCCTGGGTGGGGTGGCCACCACGGTCTGTCAACCCAATGAGTTCATCAT GCCAGACAACGCAGTGCCAGGAGATGTGTTGATTCTCACCAAACCTCTTGGGACTCAGGTGGCTGTGGCGGTACACCAGTGGCTGGACATT CCTGACAAGTGGAATAAGATCAAGCTGGTGGTGACTCAGGAGGATGTAGAGCTGGCCTATCAGGAAGCTATGATGAACATGGCCCGGCTCAACAGGACAG CTGCAGGTCTGATGCACACCTTCAACGCTCACGCCGCCACTGACATCACTGGCTTCGGGATTCTGGGCCACGCCCAGACATTGGCACGGCAACAGCGTAGCGAGGTCTCATTCGTCATTCACAACCTCCCTGTGCTCGCCAAGATGGCCGCTGTGTCCAAGGCCTGCGGGAACATGTTCGGACTCATGCACGGCACCTGCCCCGAGACATCAG GGGGTCTGTTGATCTGTCTTCCCAGGGAGCAGGCAGCTCGTTTCTGTGCTGAGATCAAATCTCCTAAATACGGCGAGGGCCACCAGGCCTGGATCATCGGCATTGTGGAGAAGGGCAACCGCACCGCCCGCATCATCGACAAACCACGAATCATCGAGGTCGCTCCTCAGCTCTCCACACAGAATGTCAACCCCACACCCGGCGCAACCTCATAA